From the Octadecabacter antarcticus 307 genome, one window contains:
- a CDS encoding transporter substrate-binding domain-containing protein, whose protein sequence is MRFEVNLSKTEINIGIMFSTSGNYAAVGMSMFAGAQLAISEINADVSLPVQLTPVVINPGGVASAYTHAAQTLLSKHKVTHVFGCYTSSSRKDVLPIFEKYDGLLWYPSHYEGFETSDNVIYTGAAPNQHILPMARHLLDHHGSRGWFVGSNYVWAWENNRILREALVEVGGTVIGERYFPIGELNLDALAQQIIEDRPDFIFNTLIGKSSYAFLNSLRTAAVAAGIDQPSSMPVASCSLSEAELPLIGASAAGHLSSSVYFSTINSPENNRFVRAWNRQFSHLGQACADAEATYTAVHLLAHAILRGGDTSFLTVHEAVRGLQFHAPQGLVTVDPDNLHCAMRPLIGRSTAAGTFDIIHSDCGPVRPDPYLVWSSLDNARAARNGSFVRAVQ, encoded by the coding sequence TTGCGTTTTGAGGTTAACTTGAGCAAAACCGAGATAAATATTGGTATCATGTTTTCGACCAGTGGCAATTATGCTGCGGTCGGTATGTCGATGTTCGCTGGCGCTCAGCTGGCTATTTCGGAAATTAATGCAGATGTGAGTTTACCTGTTCAACTTACGCCTGTGGTCATTAATCCTGGCGGCGTCGCCTCGGCTTATACGCATGCTGCTCAAACATTGCTCTCCAAGCACAAAGTTACTCATGTCTTTGGTTGCTACACGTCGTCTAGCCGTAAGGACGTGCTGCCAATCTTTGAAAAATACGATGGACTTTTATGGTATCCTTCCCATTACGAAGGCTTTGAGACCAGTGATAATGTCATTTATACAGGTGCAGCCCCTAATCAGCATATTCTGCCGATGGCCCGCCATCTGTTGGATCATCATGGCAGTCGTGGATGGTTTGTGGGTTCAAATTATGTGTGGGCGTGGGAAAACAATCGGATACTGCGAGAAGCGTTGGTCGAGGTAGGTGGAACTGTGATCGGTGAGCGGTATTTTCCCATCGGCGAGCTTAATCTTGACGCGCTGGCACAGCAAATCATCGAAGACAGACCAGATTTTATTTTTAACACGCTTATTGGCAAATCAAGTTACGCCTTTTTAAACTCACTGCGTACAGCAGCTGTGGCGGCTGGGATCGACCAGCCGTCCTCGATGCCCGTGGCCAGTTGCAGCCTATCAGAAGCCGAGCTGCCGTTGATTGGCGCTTCCGCTGCTGGTCACCTGTCATCATCAGTCTATTTCTCGACGATCAACTCACCTGAAAACAATCGCTTTGTGCGCGCATGGAACCGCCAGTTTAGCCATTTGGGTCAGGCCTGTGCGGACGCAGAGGCCACCTACACCGCCGTCCACCTGCTAGCGCATGCCATCTTACGCGGGGGCGATACCAGCTTTTTGACCGTCCATGAGGCAGTTCGCGGGTTGCAGTTTCACGCGCCTCAAGGCCTTGTGACAGTCGATCCGGATAATCTCCATTGTGCGATGCGCCCTTTGATTGGGCGGTCCACCGCAGCGGGCACGTTCGATATAATACACAGCGATTGCGGCCCTGTCCGACCCGACCCCTATCTGGTTTGGAGCAGTTTAGATAACGCACGTGCAGCGCGGAACGGCAGTTTTGTCAGGGCGGTGCAATGA
- a CDS encoding ANTAR domain-containing response regulator — protein sequence MKSSITQNFRGLRASVIHPDDTNRQTLCAVLGKLGLVVNAVEAVNFGDFHNCDVVFVDADEGIEALPQTEQCVSDLLGLPCIALIGNEAPSRLARVVRRGCASHILKPVRNTGVYTALLLAMNDHTKRQKVAREIEVLQQRLAGRRVITQAIVGILNRHNVDADTAYAWLRAEAMSRRLTIDIVAQERVANPGFGMAHSSGKRPDLDQPKDNHKNRRSTQ from the coding sequence ATGAAAAGCTCGATTACACAAAATTTTAGAGGCCTGCGTGCTTCGGTCATCCATCCTGATGACACAAATCGTCAAACGTTGTGCGCTGTGCTGGGCAAGTTGGGACTAGTCGTCAACGCAGTCGAAGCGGTCAACTTTGGTGATTTTCATAACTGTGATGTGGTGTTTGTGGACGCCGACGAAGGGATAGAAGCTTTGCCTCAAACCGAACAATGTGTGTCAGACCTATTGGGGCTTCCATGTATCGCGTTGATTGGGAACGAGGCGCCGAGCCGCCTTGCGCGCGTCGTCCGCCGAGGCTGCGCCAGCCATATTCTTAAGCCGGTCCGTAACACCGGGGTTTATACCGCCCTTTTGCTGGCAATGAACGACCATACCAAAAGACAGAAGGTGGCACGAGAGATAGAAGTTCTGCAGCAGCGACTGGCAGGGCGACGCGTTATCACCCAAGCCATCGTCGGTATCTTGAATAGGCACAATGTCGATGCTGACACTGCCTATGCATGGCTGAGAGCGGAAGCCATGAGCCGCAGGCTAACCATCGACATCGTCGCACAGGAAAGAGTGGCCAATCCAGGGTTTGGAATGGCCCATTCGAGCGGCAAACGACCCGACCTCGATCAACCAAAAGACAATCACAAAAACAGGAGATCAACACAATGA
- a CDS encoding urea ABC transporter substrate-binding protein, translating into MTLTSHGTRFAALLVGAAISGMPALAQDGPIRIGVLEDQSGDFAAATAVKVHAIELATKEINDAGGISGRPIELVIYDTQSDNRRYQEFMRRVLQQDEVDVVFAGFSSASREAYRPIANQFDGLVFYNNQYEGGVCDDNMIVTGAVPEQQFSTLIPWMMDEFGPNVYTLAADYNFGQISAEWVRQIVAENGGTMVGEEFIPLGVSQFSQTIQNIQESDADFVVTLLVGSAQASYYEQAASADVGLPMASSVNVGQGYEHKRFNPPSLANMFVTTNYIEEIDTPASNDFVERFRTMFPDEPYINQEAANSYIAVNLYKQMVERAGTTDHDAIRAVLGEGDVCFDGPSGNVCLDPQSQHMSHTIYLAKVGDDHSITFPRVWENIEPYWLGDAGCDLTKNDPSAQYTPSNPPPAQ; encoded by the coding sequence ATGACACTCACATCACACGGCACGCGTTTTGCCGCACTTCTTGTCGGAGCCGCCATCAGCGGAATGCCGGCTTTGGCTCAGGATGGACCAATCAGGATCGGGGTATTGGAGGATCAATCGGGTGACTTTGCAGCAGCGACTGCCGTCAAGGTTCACGCCATCGAACTGGCTACAAAGGAAATCAACGACGCTGGCGGCATTTCTGGTCGGCCTATCGAACTGGTCATCTATGACACCCAGTCCGACAACCGTCGCTATCAGGAATTCATGCGTCGCGTCTTGCAGCAGGATGAGGTCGATGTGGTTTTCGCCGGATTTTCGTCTGCGTCGCGAGAGGCGTACCGGCCCATTGCGAACCAATTTGACGGCCTTGTATTTTATAATAACCAGTATGAAGGCGGCGTTTGCGATGACAACATGATCGTGACTGGCGCAGTCCCAGAACAGCAGTTTTCCACGCTTATTCCGTGGATGATGGATGAATTTGGCCCTAACGTCTACACACTGGCCGCCGACTATAATTTTGGTCAGATATCGGCTGAATGGGTGCGCCAGATAGTCGCCGAAAACGGTGGCACTATGGTGGGTGAAGAATTTATACCGCTGGGTGTTTCGCAGTTTTCCCAGACTATTCAAAATATTCAGGAAAGTGACGCAGACTTCGTAGTAACCCTCTTGGTTGGTTCAGCGCAGGCGTCTTATTATGAACAGGCAGCATCGGCTGATGTCGGGCTGCCAATGGCGTCGTCGGTAAATGTTGGACAAGGATATGAGCACAAGCGCTTCAACCCCCCAAGCCTCGCGAACATGTTCGTTACCACTAACTATATCGAAGAAATTGATACTCCTGCGTCTAATGACTTTGTCGAGCGGTTCCGTACTATGTTTCCGGACGAGCCCTATATTAACCAAGAGGCTGCAAATTCCTACATTGCTGTAAATCTGTACAAGCAAATGGTCGAGCGCGCTGGTACAACTGATCACGATGCCATCCGAGCGGTTCTGGGCGAAGGCGACGTCTGCTTTGATGGGCCTTCTGGCAATGTCTGTCTAGATCCCCAAAGCCAGCACATGTCCCACACGATTTATTTGGCCAAAGTCGGGGACGACCACTCGATCACGTTTCCACGGGTATGGGAAAATATTGAACCTTACTGGCTTGGCGACGCGGGTTGCGATTTGACCAAGAACGATCCGAGTGCACAGTACACTCCTTCCAATCCGCCACCTGCTCAGTAA